The sequence below is a genomic window from Sorangiineae bacterium MSr12523.
TCCACGCGCTCTTCGGCGCCGACGGCGGCGACGAAGGGATCTCCGAGCTGAAGGCCGCCCTGGCCTCGGGCCAGGTGCGCTGCATCGGCACCAGCTCGCCGAAGGAATACCGCAGGGTCATCGAGTCCGACGGCGCCTTGGCCCGCCGCTTCAGCGTCGTCGAGGTCGAGGAGCCCGGCGACGACGAGGCGCTCGCCATCATGGAGAACGTAATCCCGTTGTTCGAGGGGCACCACCACGCGCGCTACGCCAAGGAGGCGCTTGCGGCGTCGCTCCGCTGGAGCGTGCGCTACCTGCCCGGACGCGCCCTGCCGGACAAGTCGATCAGCGTGCTCGATCTCGCGGGCGCGCGAAGCCGCCGGCGCAAGCTCGCCGAGGTGGGCCCGGAGCAGGTCGCGGAAGTCGTGGCGGAGTTGGCCGGCGTTCCCGTGGAGCGGCTGCTGGAAACCGATTCCGAGCGCATGCTGCGCTTCGAGGCCCTGCTCGCCCAGCGCATCGTCGGCCACACCGACGCGCTCGCGCGCATCGCGGCCGTGTTGCGCCGCAATGCTTCCGGCTTTCGCACGCGGCGGCCCATCGGGTCGTTTCTGCTGCTCGGCCCCACCGGCGTAGGCAAAACCGAGACGGCGAAGGCCATCGCCGAGCTGCTCTTCCACTCCGAAAATGCCATGACGCGGCTCGATCTTTCGGAGTACGCCGAACCCCACGCCGTCTCGCGCTTGGTCGGTGCCCCGCCAGGCTACGTCGGGCACGAGGCGGGCGGCTTCCTCACCGAGGCCGTGCGCCGCCGGCCGTACCAAGTGGTGCTCCTCGACGAAATCGAGAAGGCGCACCGTGACGTGTTGGAAGCGTTCCTCCAAGTCTTCGACGATGGGCGCCTCACCGATGGCCGCGGGCGCACGGTGGACTTCACCAACACGGTCATCCTGCTGACGTCGAACATCGGCGCCGACGTCGCACGCCCGCGCCCCTCGACCCGCCGCATCGGCTTTTCGCCTGCCGATGCCGCCGCCCGTGACGACGCCGACCGCCGCGAGGCCACGGCGTATTCCGACGCCATCGTGGCCGCCGCACGCTCCGCGCTCCCGCCGGAGCTCTACAACCGACTCGACGAGGTGATGGCCTTCGCGCCCCTCACCCGCACCGACGTCGCCGAGGTCGCACGCCGCATGCTCGCCGCCCTCGGCGCAGAACTGGAGCGCACGCGCGGCATCCGCCTCGACGCAAGCGAAGACGCCATCGCCGCCCTGCTCGATGCGGGCGGCTTCGATCCCGAAATGGGCGCCCGCCCCATGCGCCGCACCATCGCACGCTTGGTCGAAGCCCCCATCGCCGAGATGCTCCTCCGCCAAGAAGTCCGCCGCGGCGACATCGCCACCGTCGACGTCGAAGACGGCGCCATCATCGTGGACGCGGTCACGCCCTCCTGACGCCAACCGCTACCACGTCACATGGTAGACGCAGCGCTCGGCGCCGTCCTTGCGGCAGCTGCCGGGCGCGTGCTCGACGATGGCCAAACGCTCGAAGGTTCGCGCGAATCCGAGGATGATGCCCTTCTCCATGTCGCATGGATACGGACCGCTGCATTCGATGCCGATTCGGTTTTTCACCGAACCATCGTCGATGCGGCGAAAGTGACCGACGCCGTCGAGCAACTCGCCGGTCACGGGATCGCACATGCTCTGCCCGTTCGAACGGTGAACGCGATGGTACATGGCGTCCACCTCGTCGAACAAAGCGTGAATGTTCGTGACGGTCGGCGGAATCACGTTGTTCTGGGGAACCTTTTTCCCGAATTCCATCATCTTTGCCGGGCCCACCAGCTCGTTCACCTCGCGAAGAACCGCGACCCACGCCTCCTGGGGAACCCACGTGCGCACGTCCCGAATGAAGCGCCCGTCCGCGGTGAAATAGCCAAAGCCGTGCTTGGCCAAAAGGCGCTGCCCGATCTGCGGCGACCGGAAGGTGCTCAGGAAATTCCACTGCGCCGCGCGAAGTTCGATGCCCGCGCCGCGTTCACGGGTTCGCGTTTCGGCGACCGCGGTCTCTTCGATCACCGGCGACAACTCCACGCACACGCGGCCGCGAATCCGTGATGCCGTGGATTCCAGCTCGCCCTGAAAGGCCGCGCCGAGCGCTTCCCGCATCGCAGCGGCCGATGGCCATCGATCGGCGGGCGCGAAGGCCAGGGCCTTGTCCACGACGTGCGCGATCGAGGGCGATAGGTCCGGCACGAGCTCGGCGAGCGACCGAGCATGGCGCGTCGCCGCCAGAACGAGCTGCGCATTGGCGTTTTCCGCCTCGTGCACGCACTCGCTCGAAAGCCATGTGAAGAGGGTCGCCCCCACGGCCCAAATGTCGCTATGCGGCCCGATGGCATCGCGTTGGCCCATGGCCTGCTCGGGAGGCATGAAGGCCGGCGTTCCAATCAGGCGGCTGGTCAGGCTACCTGCGGGGCCGCCGTCCACGTAACGCGCGATTCCGAAGTCGAGCACGTGGACGTGCCCTTGCGAGGTGAGGAACAAATTGTCCGGCTTGATGTCGCGATGCACGATGCCATTCGCGTGGGCGCGCTCCAGCACGTCGAGTACGTCGGAGGCGAACAAGCACGCCTCGTCGACCGGAAGCCGCTTGCCCGCGCGCTCCCAGCGGGCGCGCAAC
It includes:
- a CDS encoding ATP-dependent Clp protease ATP-binding subunit; translated protein: MARRIAAGEHVTSLDDRILVAIDPPVLLAGTGMRGQLAERMQQLLAEVKKSEGRIVLVFEEIHALFGADGGDEGISELKAALASGQVRCIGTSSPKEYRRVIESDGALARRFSVVEVEEPGDDEALAIMENVIPLFEGHHHARYAKEALAASLRWSVRYLPGRALPDKSISVLDLAGARSRRRKLAEVGPEQVAEVVAELAGVPVERLLETDSERMLRFEALLAQRIVGHTDALARIAAVLRRNASGFRTRRPIGSFLLLGPTGVGKTETAKAIAELLFHSENAMTRLDLSEYAEPHAVSRLVGAPPGYVGHEAGGFLTEAVRRRPYQVVLLDEIEKAHRDVLEAFLQVFDDGRLTDGRGRTVDFTNTVILLTSNIGADVARPRPSTRRIGFSPADAAARDDADRREATAYSDAIVAAARSALPPELYNRLDEVMAFAPLTRTDVAEVARRMLAALGAELERTRGIRLDASEDAIAALLDAGGFDPEMGARPMRRTIARLVEAPIAEMLLRQEVRRGDIATVDVEDGAIIVDAVTPS
- a CDS encoding protein kinase, yielding MSISRTSLNQRALARVGTVVGKYRIVRLIGTGGMAAVYAATHRNGHRVALKFLLERHADDEDMAHLFQREAYVANRVDHPGAVPVLDDDRDENGCAFLVMPLLEGETLRARWERAGKRLPVDEACLFASDVLDVLERAHANGIVHRDIKPDNLFLTSQGHVHVLDFGIARYVDGGPAGSLTSRLIGTPAFMPPEQAMGQRDAIGPHSDIWAVGATLFTWLSSECVHEAENANAQLVLAATRHARSLAELVPDLSPSIAHVVDKALAFAPADRWPSAAAMREALGAAFQGELESTASRIRGRVCVELSPVIEETAVAETRTRERGAGIELRAAQWNFLSTFRSPQIGQRLLAKHGFGYFTADGRFIRDVRTWVPQEAWVAVLREVNELVGPAKMMEFGKKVPQNNVIPPTVTNIHALFDEVDAMYHRVHRSNGQSMCDPVTGELLDGVGHFRRIDDGSVKNRIGIECSGPYPCDMEKGIILGFARTFERLAIVEHAPGSCRKDGAERCVYHVTW